DNA from Daucus carota subsp. sativus chromosome 1, DH1 v3.0, whole genome shotgun sequence:
CAAGGAAAATTCAATCACAGAGTGCACAAAAGATATAGGATATTAGGTATGACATTCATGAATACGTATCATGAAACAAAACATTTCATGTTTTTTAATCCTATTTCCGCGTTAAACCTCAAAAACCAGTATGGTTCTCTATCAAAATCAACACACCAAGTAGTGCTCAATAGGCCAATATGTCTAACATTTGTGGAAATATAACACAACCCACGGGTGTACAATACTCATAAAGAAGATCAGTGATTATATAATCAAGTACAATCAGATACCAAATTACATAATCAAGCCTGTTTGAAATCAAGAGAAACAAACTCATTACTCAAATTGTTGACCTCTAGTAAAGAGAAAACAGCAAACATGACAGACGATAGCAAACTTACATAATCACAACCAGCCATAAATAACCCTAGAGTACCTATCTTTAAGCCACCTGAAGCTCTTCCTAAAAGACCCTTTAACTTTTCCTTCAACGGTGTAAACTTTATAGCTAGCAACCCTCTTTTTCCTCTGGAACTCAGGATCATTGAAACTCCAAGCTTTCGAAGATGATCCACTTACACTTTTCCCTTTCTTGAACTTATAATCCCTGTTATTATAAGCATAATCGTCCATTTGGGTTACATGTGGTTCATATGAAGAGCCATACGAAACACTATAAGACCTATACTGATCATGAGGGTTGTTTGATGGAACAATACTATTGGGTCCATAGTATCTTTCCATCTGCATCCTTCCATCACCAAATGAACTTGATCTATAATCTCCCATTAAtcaatcttttcaaaaaaaggTGTGTGGGTGTTGACTCAGCTGAATGGTGAGGAGACAAATGAAGAGATGAAAGGCTAGAGATTATTGAATACAAGAGGAGAAGAAGTGTGAATGACAAGTTGTGGTTGGCATTTGTTTTTGTATGCACAAGATTATTAGAGTAGTGTTAGTTTAATTTGGttagaataaaattttagacACCTTCTTTAATGTTGTATCAAATTCCAATACTTATGTCCAATTATTAGCTGCTAGACTAGTCAATGAAGTATATGCCAAGCTACCTACTTGTTGTTTGTCCAAATATTACTTAATTGTTCTTAGATTAGAAAATGTTTAGTACTACTTGACTAGTTtttttattcttgaatcttgatcACCCAAAGCATATATGCAGGAATTTGTTTACTTTTCTAATAGGTTATATAATAACTTCACAGTAGATAAAATTGaatgaaaattacaaaatacTCACAGAGAAATCTTATAATCTTGTATAGACACATGCATTACTAATCTCTGTAAGAAGGCTAGTAAACAATAACATGCCCTTAGTGTACAGCTCCCTCTTTTTTTGTATTCATTG
Protein-coding regions in this window:
- the LOC108194558 gene encoding uncharacterized protein LOC108194558; the encoded protein is MGDYRSSSFGDGRMQMERYYGPNSIVPSNNPHDQYRSYSVSYGSSYEPHVTQMDDYAYNNRDYKFKKGKSVSGSSSKAWSFNDPEFQRKKRVASYKVYTVEGKVKGSFRKSFRWLKDRYSRVIYGWL